The following coding sequences are from one Bufo bufo chromosome 2, aBufBuf1.1, whole genome shotgun sequence window:
- the LOC120991999 gene encoding gastrula zinc finger protein XlCGF17.1-like: DPPCKSEVEEDIPGDVTTENSSKNSEGNVTLSPNYNIEDEDIIQRPSGENLFNVHPLLYSTDLLYNPPNHEESSSDQSHIVTASTGQKRGERFQCGKEFTKSSDLSTHRRIHTGEKPYSCSECRKCFTEESSLVRHKRRHTGEKPYSCSECGKCFTQTSNLVKHQRVHSGEKLYSCIECGKCFTQKSDIVRHERSHTGEKPYSCSECGKCFAQKYNLVKHQRIHTGEKMYSCSECGKCFTQKSDIVRHERSHTGEKPYLCSECGKCFTDKSNLVKHQRMHTGENLFSCSECGKCFISKAKLSYHQRSHTGEKPYSCVECRKCFTEKSSLVKHQRIHTREKLHSCSQCGKCFNNKAKLKEHQRSHTGEKQF; encoded by the exons gatcccccgtgtaagagtgaggtggaggaggacattccaggagatgtcaccacag AAAATTCCAGTAAGAATTCTGAAGGAAATGTCACGTTATCACCAAACTATAATATAGAAGATGAAGACATCATTCAGCGCCCTTCAGGAGAAAACCTATTTAATGTACATCCATTACTTTACAGTACAGATCTATTATATAACCCCCCCAATCATGAAGAATCTTCTTCTGACCAATCACACATTGTTACTGCAAGTACAGGTCAGAAAAGGGGTGAAAGGTTTCAATGTGGTAAAGAGTTCACAAAAAGCTCAGATCTTTCTACTCacagaagaattcacacaggagagaagccatactcCTGTTCTGAATGTAGGAAGTGCTTCACAGAGGAATCAAGTCTTGTTAGACACAagagacgtcacacaggagagaagccgtattcatgttcagaatgtggcaaatgttttacgcAGACatcaaatcttgttaaacatcagagagttCACTCAGGAGAGAAGCTGTATTCATGTattgaatgtgggaaatgctttacacaAAAATCGGATATTGTTAGACAtgaaagaagtcacacaggggagaagccatattcatgttcagaatgtggaaaatgttttgcacagaaatataatcttgttaaacatcaaagaattcatacaggagagaagatgtattcatgttcagaatgtgggaaatgttttacacaaaaatcagatattgttagacatgagagaagtcacacaggagagaaaccgtatttatgttcagaatgtgggaaatgttttacagacaaatcaaatcttgttaaacatcagagaatgcaCACAGGAGAGAACCTGTtttcatgttcggaatgtggaaaatgttttattagTAAAGCCAAACTTAGTtatcatcagagaagtcacacaggagagaaaccgtattcatgtGTGGAATGCAGAAAGTGCTTTACagagaaatcaagtcttgttaaacatcagagaattcacacaagagagaagctgcattcatgttcacaatgtgggaaatgctttaataATAAAGCCAAACTTAAGgagcatcagagaagtcacactggAGAGAAACAATTTTGA